One Pectobacterium polaris DNA window includes the following coding sequences:
- the tus gene encoding DNA replication terminus site-binding protein: MNHYALIDRMNRSFQSLETKLALMQQQFAEYRLLAGRVYSLPHVEKGTEHDPIEHIAVTQYVGQEARDKGLAHFQRLFIHHYPETLSSKSAIRLPGALCFSVNAAQYQQAQSLITEINALKKELEQIITVESGLEPEQRFDFVHTHLKGLITLSAYRSLTLITNPASVRFGWANKHIIKNMTRVELLEKLTKSLNAAKNAAPYTKAQWIEHVEQEIDAVLSLPEDAILKIKRPVKVQPIARVWYPEQQKQVQHPCPSPLLVLCQQESGGDIPIIGELNPYDANNIKHKHKPKAAELRLLIQRLHLYTDTPK, encoded by the coding sequence ATGAATCACTACGCGCTAATCGATCGCATGAACCGCAGTTTCCAGTCGTTAGAAACGAAACTGGCGCTGATGCAGCAACAGTTTGCCGAGTATCGGCTTCTGGCCGGGCGCGTCTATTCCCTTCCGCATGTGGAAAAAGGAACGGAGCACGATCCCATCGAGCATATCGCCGTCACGCAGTACGTCGGGCAGGAGGCGCGCGATAAAGGGTTAGCTCACTTTCAGCGACTGTTCATTCACCACTATCCGGAAACACTCAGTAGTAAAAGCGCGATCCGCTTGCCGGGCGCACTCTGCTTTTCCGTCAACGCCGCGCAGTATCAACAAGCTCAGTCGCTCATCACGGAAATTAACGCACTGAAAAAAGAGTTGGAACAGATTATTACCGTCGAATCCGGGCTGGAGCCGGAACAGCGCTTTGATTTCGTCCACACGCATTTGAAAGGATTGATCACGCTTAGCGCTTACCGTTCGCTGACGCTCATAACGAACCCCGCGTCAGTCCGTTTTGGCTGGGCGAATAAGCACATCATTAAAAATATGACGCGTGTGGAATTACTGGAGAAACTAACCAAAAGCCTGAATGCGGCAAAAAACGCCGCACCGTATACCAAAGCGCAGTGGATTGAGCATGTCGAGCAGGAGATTGACGCTGTATTGTCGCTGCCGGAAGACGCCATTTTGAAGATCAAGCGCCCGGTCAAAGTACAGCCTATCGCCCGAGTGTGGTATCCCGAACAGCAGAAGCAGGTTCAGCATCCCTGCCCGTCTCCCCTACTTGTGCTTTGTCAGCAGGAATCAGGCGGTGACATCCCTATTATCGGCGAACTCAATCCTTATGACGCCAACAACATCAAGCATAAACACAAACCGAAAGCGGCCGAACTTCGCCTGCTCATTCAGCGTTTACACCTGTATACCGATACACCGAAATGA